The DNA sequence AAATGCTATTGAAGGAAATACTCTTAGTTTACAAGAAACGGATTTAGTTTTAAGACAAGGAATTACTATCGGGAACAAGAGTCTCAGGGAACATTTTGAAGTTTTAAATCACAAAGATGGAATTTACTTCCTAGAAGAAGTAATAAAGAAAAAAACCTTCATATCATTAAATCTAATTCGAGAAATACATGGGAAAATACTCAAAAATATCGATGATGAACAAGCTGGAGTTTTTCGAAGTACCAATGTTAGAATAACTGGTGCTTCGCATATTCCTCCAAATGCAGTTAAAATCTATGATCTAGTAATGGAATTAGTTGAATGGTATTATAAAAACTATAAATTATTAACAATACCAGAGATTGCTGCATGGATGCATTATAAACTTGTCTTCATACATCCTTTCATTGATGGCAACGGAAGAACTGCTAGGCTTTTAATGAATCTAATTCTTATGCAAGAAGGATACCCTCCCGCTGTAATACTGCATCTTGATAGAAAGAAATATTACAAAGTTCTACGAGAAGCTGATAAGGGAAATGTCTCAACATTCCTTGATTTTGTCGGACGTTCCATTGAAAGATCTTTGATAATTTATCTTAATGCTCTTACAACAAACTCTTCAAATGAAAAACAAGGATACATCACCCTAAAAGAAGCTACTAAATACTGTAATTTTTCATTAGAATATCTTTCTTTACTTGCAAGAACAGGAAAACTTTCAGCCGTAAAATTTAATAGAAATTGGATGACGACTATCCAAGCAATTCAAACTTACTTAGAAGAAACTTCTTTGAAAACAAAATGAATGTCTACCTTGGAGACTTCGTATAACAGCAACTAACCGCTTCGCTTCGGGACTTGCGCCCTCGCTCGGTCTGCGACACATAGGCTTCTGGCACTCCTCTTGCTTACGCAAGCGTCGTTCCAGTCCCTAACGTCCCGTCCGGGACTCAGGGCCAGCCTACGTCGGTTAGTCTAGTTCGTTATGCGACATTTAAAATCGAAAAAAAAGATAGACTCAAAATTTAAACAATTAGGAAATAACGCATGAAATATCTATTACTTTTACCAATAGCTTTCTTTTTCAATTGTAACAAAATACAGGACTGCAGATCAAATAATTCCTGCCCAATTTTTTATCCAAAAAACAGCGAATTCAAATATGATCTTAATGGAAATCAGATTAACGATTATGGAATTGACCGGAATCAAAAAATTACCATCCTTACTTCAAAAGACGGAATTCAGGAAAAGATAATAAAAAATGAACTCGAACTAGTAAAAATCTTATTTGAAGAAAAGGAGTTTCTTTACCCATCTAAAAAAATAACCATTGGAAAACTTGTCAGAATTGCAAACCTAAAAGG is a window from the Leptospira kanakyensis genome containing:
- a CDS encoding Fic family protein is translated as MNPTLIKSINGKKKELDKLRPLPKGIVSKLNEQFYLEWTYNSNAIEGNTLSLQETDLVLRQGITIGNKSLREHFEVLNHKDGIYFLEEVIKKKTFISLNLIREIHGKILKNIDDEQAGVFRSTNVRITGASHIPPNAVKIYDLVMELVEWYYKNYKLLTIPEIAAWMHYKLVFIHPFIDGNGRTARLLMNLILMQEGYPPAVILHLDRKKYYKVLREADKGNVSTFLDFVGRSIERSLIIYLNALTTNSSNEKQGYITLKEATKYCNFSLEYLSLLARTGKLSAVKFNRNWMTTIQAIQTYLEETSLKTK